DNA from Macadamia integrifolia cultivar HAES 741 chromosome 12, SCU_Mint_v3, whole genome shotgun sequence:
ttcttttccttttttttttttcgttaatGTATAAAAGGACACaaatggccaaaaaaaaaagaagaaaaaaagccaACAACTATCAGTCAGGGCTAGCCCAACAAAATCAAGGTTAGTAGCCCAACCCTGACAAAAAAGTAGGGCCAATCAGAGCTAAGTGGCCACCCCGGGTCAGTCAGGGTTAGAATAGGATGGCTAAACCCGACAGGTTGGGATTGAATTGATCAGATATCTCAACTGGACATCATGGTCTGGTTGGTGAGCTTGAGCTAAGCTAAGTggacttagggttgggttggatttttAAAAAACCCAACCATTTTTCATCCTAACCACCTCGATTTTAGTGCATTATAAGTTTAGCCCTAAATTTAATGATTATAACTCACAAGGTCTCTAATTTACATGTCAAAGTTTCAACATGATCGGCATATGGCATGTAGCAAAACAGAATTCAGAATTAAAAGACAGTGCATATATAGATATGCTCAGATGGGTATGGTAATGGATGGAAAGGTGattaaatgattgaatttgatgtAAAATTTGACACGGCCAAAACTAACAAATTCCTTTCCAGGGTGACAATAAGATGAAGTGAGAAAGTGTAACCCTCTTGGTTGCCCCTTGCCTTATTCCCCAAAATCATATAATGTAAGgataaaaaagggttttcaaaataatttgaaaataactaaagaaaaaaagaatgctacccactTGTGTATATTAACGTTTAGATATAGGTGGGTGCAAAAAGATCGTGCTACCCTCCCCATGTGCTGAAGATGGATCCGCGCATTCTCCCATTAGTTTGTGCACTGGTGCAGTAACCGCACAAGCGGGGTAGCTTTCTCTTGCCCCTTTAACTTAATCATTCAACTGTACCAAATTGTCACATAATTCTTCAATGTGATAGAATCAGGCcatagttatatatatatatatatatatagagagagagagagagagagagagagagagagagagagagagagagaaagataatttGTTTAAGTTCAACACTGAGATGTGGATTTCCATCAAAAGACTTTCAAATAAACAACCTCGATCATGTGGGCATGGAATATTGTATCACAAAGCCGAAGACCCTTTCGAAATGGGTTTTTTCTGGTCCTTTTGTTTTATTGGAGTTTTTATAGGTTCAACTAAGGATGATATGTCGGGAACAACAAGGACATTAGCTAGTAGCTTCCAAGGAGATTCCTGAGCTGGGCTTTTGGTTAAGATCTCACACCTTTCTATATCGTGAtatgtttcttttccttttataagATAATATATTACAGTAACACAGATATACAAGATTTCTATACATCAGGGGAAGAAGTGAAGAACCGAAGAAGATTGCCCTGCTATTTGTGGAATAATCCTGACCACAAGGTCCAAAACCATGAATCAACCAACAGTAAGATAAGAAGAGAGGAAATTAAACAAAGGAAGATCAACCCACTTCCTCTCTTCAAGTGCCCCAACTCCATGAAAAGAAAGCAGTGCAAGACAAGAGAATGCAATTCCTAGCCCATGCatccaggtctctctctctctctctctctctctctctctctctctctctctctctctctccattgttTGATGGTTGATTTGATTGAAGCTAGATCATGGACGAGGTGAAGTCAATATGTAAAATCTACGGCCCCATATCCCTAACAGGTCTGATTCTCTATTCAAGGGCCATGATATCCGTGATGTTTATAGGTTACCTTGGTGAACTTGAGCTTGCAGCTGCCTCTCTCTCCATTGGCTTTGCCAACATCACAGGCTATTCTATCATAACCGGCTTGTCTATGGGAATGGAACCCATCTGTGGCCAAGCATTTGGAGCCAAGAAGTGGTCTCTCTTGGGTGTTACATTACAAAGGGCAGTACTCATTCTACCATTTTCTTGTTTACCTATTACTATCCTATGGCTAAAAGCGGATAGATTGTTACTTTGGTGTGGCCAAGATCCCAAACTAATCTCCATAGCCTCTACTTACCTAGCTTACTCTGTCCCGGACCTCTTTGTCCAAGCCCTTCTACACCCACTTAGGATCTACTTAAGGGCACAAGGGATTACCTCACCCCTAGCCACATGTGCCTTCATTGCTCTTATCCTTCACCTACCCATAAATTTCTTGCTGGTGATCAGCATGAACATGGGTATCAAAGGTGCTGCACTTGGATCGGTGTGGACGAGTTGTAATCTTGTTATCATGTTGATCATGTACATTTGCCTATGGGGGACACATGAGAGAACGTTTGAAGGGTTTACACTTGGGTCCCTAAGGGGTTGGGTGACACTACTAGGGCTAGCGATCCCTAGTTGTTTCTCGGTGTGTttggagtggtggtggtggtacgAGTTCATGATCCTCTTGTGTGGGTTACTACCTTGGCCAAAACCAAAAGTTGCTGCCATGGGTGTGTTGATTCAAACTACTTCTCTCCTTTATGTAATGCCTTCATCTATTAGTCTAGGGGTCTCTACTAGTGTGAGTAATGAATTGGGTGCAAACTTACCTTGGAAGGCTAGAAGGGTCATGTTTGTTGCTCTCTCCTTGTCTGCTGTGATGGGTTTTCTCTCAATGGCCATTGCTATGGGAGTCAGGTCCATATGGGGTAAGATGTTCAGCAGGGACAAAGAAGTTCTTGAATTGACAAGGACAGTTTTGCCCATCATAGGTCTTTGTGAGCTCTTCAACTGCCCACAAACAATGTGCTGTCGGGTATTAAGGGGATGTGCTAGGCCTAGCTTAGGAGCCAATATAAATTTAGGGGCTTTCTATCTTGTGCGTATGCCACTTTCGGTGCtattagggggtgtttggttcagtaaatcaaatggtatttgtatcggatatgaatgtcaatcttttaatagacattcttctggattatgtttctttctgaaaaatcgtttggttgccttaaggctagcacatgtttctcgcgggttgagatattgactTCTGTAGATAACGTCTTTCcgctttttccttttatattaggtggtaaaaaggttgctcaaatctgagtttaagtgttgaggtaaactcaaatttggaacacatcctttgtaatatggtcattcatgagaagtaggatgctcacttatgagggtcatcctagtggaaccaaacaactccaaaaattaagaattatcattctaaagaatgtcatcccaaagatttactgaaccaaacacccccttagctttttattttgggtttggcTTCTCAGGGCTGTGGTTAGGACACTTGGTGGCCGAGgttgtttgttttttgttgatGGTGTATTTTCTTATACAGACGGATTGGATTCAAGAAACTAAGAGAGTTTGCCAATTGACTTGGGTTGAAGCTGACCATTTTGTTCTGCACAGCGAAGCAGCAGTTGAAGAGATGCTTCCTTAGTTGGTCACCTCTAAGGCTATGCTTGGATGccaagaaaagcaaagaaaatagaATTGACACTAATCTTGAATATCTCATATTGACATTAATTTTGTTAATAATATTGACACTGTTTTCTGTGGAAATGTCATGTTGTACTGACATGATTTTGTTAATAGTATTGACACTAGTGGGAAATTTCCAGTCTATTAATGTTTTCTATGAATATCTAATGTTATattaaccctaattttgaaTTCAATCGGCCACTCTTCTCATTTGggaataagggtgtcaaattaAAGTCAGCCCTCATGGATTTAATGCATGATATTGGATTTAGTatcaattattttgaaaactgaTATGATATTGAAATGGATTTCTTTCGAGTTtctttaaaattgattttttttttttaattattttacccCTAATTTATACTGTTCCATCGATATGGGTTCAATTAGTATTGAGATTAATGTCTGACAGATACCAAAACGGAACACCTAATACAGCTGATCCAATGGCGATTCCTA
Protein-coding regions in this window:
- the LOC122094812 gene encoding protein DETOXIFICATION 48-like gives rise to the protein MDEVKSICKIYGPISLTGLILYSRAMISVMFIGYLGELELAAASLSIGFANITGYSIITGLSMGMEPICGQAFGAKKWSLLGVTLQRAVLILPFSCLPITILWLKADRLLLWCGQDPKLISIASTYLAYSVPDLFVQALLHPLRIYLRAQGITSPLATCAFIALILHLPINFLLVISMNMGIKGAALGSVWTSCNLVIMLIMYICLWGTHERTFEGFTLGSLRGWVTLLGLAIPSCFSVCLEWWWWYEFMILLCGLLPWPKPKVAAMGVLIQTTSLLYVMPSSISLGVSTSVSNELGANLPWKARRVMFVALSLSAVMGFLSMAIAMGVRSIWGKMFSRDKEVLELTRTVLPIIGLCELFNCPQTMCCRVLRGCARPSLGANINLGAFYLVRMPLSVLLGAFYFGFGFSGLWLGHLVAEVVCFLLMVYFLIQTDWIQETKRVCQLTWVEADHFVLHSEAAVEEMLP